In Allomuricauda ruestringensis DSM 13258, the following proteins share a genomic window:
- a CDS encoding DUF1801 domain-containing protein yields MTMFAKVPDEYIEKLPEERKAAVSKLRETIKSNLPKGFEECINYKMIGFVVPHSLHPDGYHCDPKLPLPFINIASQKKFIALYHMGIYSNKALLDWFVAEYPRHVNTKLDMGKSCIRFKNINKIPYTLIAKLCQKMTPQDWITLYEQNIKNHEK; encoded by the coding sequence ATGACCATGTTTGCCAAAGTACCGGACGAATACATTGAAAAGTTGCCCGAGGAACGCAAAGCAGCTGTTTCCAAACTTCGGGAGACCATAAAAAGCAACTTGCCAAAAGGTTTCGAGGAATGTATCAATTACAAAATGATTGGTTTTGTAGTACCGCACTCCTTGCATCCGGATGGGTATCATTGCGACCCAAAACTGCCTCTTCCCTTTATCAACATTGCTTCACAAAAAAAATTTATAGCACTTTACCACATGGGCATTTATTCCAACAAAGCATTGTTGGATTGGTTTGTTGCCGAATATCCCAGGCATGTGAACACAAAATTGGATATGGGCAAAAGCTGTATTCGATTCAAGAACATCAATAAGATACCTTACACGCTGATTGCCAAACTTTGCCAAAAAATGACGCCGCAAGATTGGATTACCTTATACGAACAAAACATAAAAAATCAT
- a CDS encoding 2-hydroxyacid dehydrogenase has protein sequence MKVLHLDTNHQLLIEQFAELGFENHEDYTSTKEQVEEKIHLYDGIIIRSRFTIDQQFLDKATNLKFIGRVGAGLENIDVEHAKFKKVFLASAPEGNRNAVGEHTLGMLLSLMNNMCKANRQVKKGTWKREANRGVELDGKTVGIIGYGNMGKAFAKKLRGFDVEVICYDIVGGVGDENARQVGIMEFQQRSDVVSLHVPETEQTVGMVNMEFIEGFHKPFWLLNTARGKCVMTKDLVKGLKSGKVLGAGLDVLEYEKKSFENMFVQKPKAFKYLRKAKNVLLTPHVAGWTVESKEKLAQTIVDKVKERFC, from the coding sequence ATGAAAGTTCTCCACCTAGACACCAATCACCAGCTGCTTATTGAACAATTTGCAGAACTTGGGTTCGAAAATCACGAAGATTACACTTCGACCAAAGAGCAAGTAGAAGAAAAGATTCATTTGTACGATGGAATCATTATCCGAAGCAGGTTTACCATAGACCAACAGTTTTTGGACAAGGCTACCAATCTTAAGTTTATTGGAAGGGTGGGCGCAGGATTGGAAAATATTGATGTGGAACACGCCAAATTTAAAAAAGTATTTCTTGCATCGGCCCCGGAAGGAAACCGAAATGCCGTAGGCGAACATACTTTGGGCATGTTGCTCTCCCTTATGAACAATATGTGCAAGGCCAACCGCCAGGTAAAAAAAGGAACGTGGAAACGCGAAGCCAACCGTGGTGTGGAATTGGATGGCAAAACCGTGGGAATCATTGGCTATGGTAATATGGGCAAGGCCTTCGCCAAAAAACTACGTGGTTTTGATGTAGAGGTAATCTGTTATGATATTGTTGGAGGCGTTGGTGACGAAAATGCCCGTCAGGTTGGAATCATGGAATTTCAGCAACGCTCGGATGTGGTTAGTTTACACGTTCCCGAGACCGAACAAACCGTAGGCATGGTGAATATGGAATTCATCGAAGGGTTCCATAAACCTTTTTGGTTGTTGAATACCGCCCGTGGCAAATGTGTGATGACCAAGGATTTGGTGAAAGGCTTAAAATCTGGAAAAGTACTCGGTGCCGGACTGGATGTGTTGGAATATGAGAAAAAGTCCTTTGAGAACATGTTTGTGCAAAAGCCCAAGGCTTTTAAATATTTACGCAAGGCCAAAAATGTACTGCTTACTCCACACGTAGCGGGTTGGACGGTGGAAAGCAAGGAAAAATTGGCCCAGACCATTGTCGACAAAGTCAAAGAAAGATTTTGTTAA